GACCACGTCGAGGTCAAGGGCGCCCGCTTCGAGAACGGTTTGCTCGTCACCGAGCTGCAGCGGGAGATCCCCGAGGCGATGAAGCCGCGCCGGATCGCGATCAACGGCGCAGCCCCGAGCAACGTTACCCACATCGAAGCCAAAGCCGCCTGAGCCGGGTCCGGCTTTGCTCCATCGACGCCGCTGCAGGGCCTCCTCGCGCGGCGCCCTAACTCGCCTCAGAACTGGAGGCAGCCATGCGGCCGATGATCGCTCCCCACGACAACGTTGTCGATTTCAACTCTTTTCTTCCCCCGGCATCGTGTTCGCGCGTCCACAGGACGTGGTGTCACATCCGAACCTCAGCATCGGGGAGAAACGCGGCATCGTGGCCTCATGGGCGTCGGATGCGTCCGCGATCGCGTCGTGTCCGTCGCTGCGGGCGCCCGAGAGGCTGTAGGCGCCCGTGACCATCGACGAGATCCTCGAAGCCCTCTGCGCGCTCAACGAAGGCCTCGACACCCGCCCGGCGGAAGCCGATGCGGGTTCGATCGGTTGAGCGGTGCGCCGCCGCTTAAGGCGCGAGCTTATGCCATTCCACGTCTACAGCCGCAGCGGGGCGGATGCTGTCGGGGTCATCGTCGAGACCGCGCAGGACGCGCTCACCAAGGCGGCGGAGTTTATGGAGGACGGCCATCTGGAGGTGAGCTTCAGGGATCTGTTCGGAAACATACTCGACGGCGACGCAACAACAGCCCTTGCCGAAGGCGAAAGACGGGGGTCGTAGCCGGCTCCGGCATCGCACCGCCGGTTATTGGTCGGAAGCCCTTGCCCGTGCAGCAGCTTCATTCACCTTCGCCCGGTCCTCCGGAGCGAGCTCCATCACGGCGCGGTGGAGTTCGGCCGGGATGGTGAGCGGGCTGTCGAGCGGCTTCTGCGCCCACCGCCAAAAGCGTCCATTAAAGGTCTTCCCGCAGGCATTTGAAGAACGGGTGGCGGAACTTCCCCTCGGCCGACTTGGCGCGGTACTCGATCTCGGCCAGAAGCTTCGGCTCGACCCAGATGCCCTTGCGCGAGATCCGCTTGGCGTAGGGCTGCGTTTTCCGGACGAGCGGCTTCAGCCGTTTCTGCAGATCGGCCGCGGAGGCTTTGTCGAAACCGTGGTCCACCTTGCCGGCGTAGACCAGATCGTCACCTTTGCGCCGACCGAGATACATTCCGTTCCAAGTGCCCTCTGCGAGCGTGAAGCCGGCGATGGCCAACGTCTCGCGTTGCGCGCACGTCTTCTTGACCCAGTTGTTGCCGCGGCCGCTCACGTATGTGCTGTTGATGACCTTCGAGATCACGCCTTCCAAGCCGATCTTGCTCGCATGCGCGAATATCGCTTTTCCCTCGATTTCAAAGCTTTCGCTGAATTGGACATCCGTGCCGGTGATGATCTTCTTGAGCTCGGCCTTGCGCTGAAAGAGCGGCAGTCCCGGCCGTGCAGATACAGGAGATCGAACGCGACTAAGACGATGCTGGTCGACTTGCCCTTGAGCTCGTTCTGCAGAACGGAGAAGTCGGTCGTGCTGTTAGCGGCGGGCACGACGATCTCGCCGTCGATGATGGCTGACCCCGCTTTGATGTGCCAGGCATCGTCGGCGACCTTCTTGAAGCGGTGGGTCCAATCGTGCCCGCGGCGCGTGAAGACCTTGACCGCCTCGTTCGCCAGGTGGACTTGGACCCGATAGCCATCGAACTTGATTTCGTGGATCCATCGGCCGCCGGACGGTACCTTCTCGATCGAGGAGGCCAAGGCTGGCTCGATGAAGCCGGGGAAGGATGTCTTGACGCCGATCTCGGCCGGTTTCCGACGCTGAAACGCCACTCGCGGGACTCCATACGTAACTTGAACAACACAAGACGAATACAAATTGAGATGGTCCAAATCGCTCCGGTAGGGAGCCTTTGAATCCTGTGCTGCCTCCATTGTCGGCATTGAGTCTGTTTCTTCAATGCAAACGAACACCGCGCGATATGGCGACGCAGCACCGTACTCCCGCGTTGTAAGCGCCTCAAAATTGTGATCAGCTGCAAACGCAACTCTCTCATGGGGACGAAGATGATCGACATCGTTGGACCGGACGGGGAACCGGATCAAATTACGGGAGATCGCGTCGTGAGGCTCAGGCGCGCATGAAGTGACGAGTCAACGCCACCTGCTAATACCCATATCGACTGGGTAACTCTTAAGTTCGCGCGGGAAGAAGTTTCGAGTTTGGCCGTGAAGGTGGCGCAGGAGAATAAGAACTTGGCCCAACTAAGGCTTCCGACAGGCGAGCCTGTGTGGTTCGACGCGAAAGTCGCCGCCGGACCTCTCCGGATCATCCCGGGCAGCTATCCTGGGGACCAAATCCGCTTTTATGTTGGACCCAAACTTCAGTACGCCCGAGGAAGTTGCTGCAGTCATCTCCAGCGCCGGTGGCTCGCCGTTGCCCATCCCCCCGGATAGCGCGTTCGCGAGCTTCGCTCACGGGCTGAAGAACCTTGTGGCGCCGACGGTTTGGGACTGAACCGGGCGATTACGCTACGGGAGCCCCGGGACGAGCCTTGGATTGGAATTGAGAAGAAGGTCGAACCCAATGCATGGGCGCCGGCATGCAGGAAGGCGTCGCGAGCCTTGCTGACCATTCGAGCTGGGCTTACAGCTTGCACGTCCGCATGACGGCACCCCCGATCCCATAGGACAGCGCTACTGACCTCGCTGCGAAGCAGATCCGCGAGGCCTAAGTGCCGGCTGGCTGATTGGTGCAGCGCGCAAACGCGTGCGATCAAAAAATGATCGAGCCCCGAATCATCTCTTGACCGGACCCGCGCTCGATTAGAAGATGTATCTGTTCATATGGGCAACCAGATGAGGCATTCCCATGGCTCAGATTGAAGGTCTTGATACGGACGGCAAAAAAGTCGTGAAAGTGGATCCAAGCCAGGTTGTGGTAGCTAAAGATGGCTCCATCTCAATCAACAACGAAGAACTCAAAAAGTTTGTCACGGAAAAGAAGGAAGAAATCGCAAAAGACCTTCATCTGATACTGATGGGAAGTTCGTGCGGTTGTCAGTGCTGCTGCTGAGCTTCAGTTCACATCAGTGAGGGTCTCATGGACGCTCTTCAGGTCAGTGACAGCGACATTCTGTTCGCGTGCACAAATTCCGATGAATACCACCTGATAATTCTGCCAACCGAGAAGTGCAATTTCCACTGCGCGTACTGTTATGAAGATCACAGCATCGGGAAAATGTCTCGCGAGGTTGTCGAATCCGTAAAACTTCTGTTGGCAAAGAATATCCCAAGTGTCGCTCATCTGAGCATCGATTGGTTTGGGGGCGAGCCGCTCCTTGGCATGTCGGTCATTCGCGAAGTCAACGGCTTCGCGAATGAATTTATCAAGGAACGCGGGATCGCGACGGCACTCCGGAGTGCGATTACGACAAATGCGTTTTTGCTCGGTCCCGATGTATTCTCCGAATTGCTGGGCCTAGGGGTTTCCGAGTATCAGATCTCTCTCGATGGCCCCAAGGAAATGCACGACAAAACCCGTGTTCAAGTCGGTGGAGGCGGATCCTTCGATCGCATTTGGAGCAACCTGACCCAGATAGCGAAGATTGACGGCGAGTTTCGGATACTTCTTCGGGTTCACGTGACCGAAGAGAACATAGGCTCGGTGCCGAAGTTGCTGGCTGATATCAAAGCGAGCTTCGGTCACGACAGCCGTTTCAAGATCTTTCTGAAGGCCATCCAAAATCTGGGTGGATATGGCGCCGAATTTGCAAGCGCAGTCGGCCTGGATGAGCACGATTTTCGTCTCGCTCAGATGGAGGAGGAGTTGCGGGGACCAAATGAATTTTGGCATCCGAACTCGATTTGCCACGCCTCAAAATTCAACAGCTTTATTATTCGGGCGGATGGTCGTGTTTCGAAGTGCACGACCGCGCTTTACGACGACATAAACATTATAGGGCGGTTGAGGCGAGACGGTTCTCTGGATCTCGACCGCGACAAGGTCCTCGCCTGGAGCAGAGGGCTGTTCACGATGAACCGGGATATTCTCTACTGCCCTCTAGGTGGTATCCACAAACACGCAGGCTGCTCGCAGTGCGAGCCGGCCACAAGTTAGATACTCGCCTTGACGACCCCAGAAACAAGTCACCATGCGTAGCGTTTCTACCCGTTCATTGTTTTTGATTTTCCTGTCTTTTGCTGCTCATCAGGCGCTGGGTCCGCAACGGGTCAATGCGGCTCAGCCGCGCGAGCCCGTCGATTCGACCGAGCGGGTGCGACTCGATTTCAAGGACTTGCCTGTGCGCGTTCGTCTGGACGTGCCTGTGATAAAGCAGCCATCGCCCATGAGCTGCTGGGCGACGGTCTATGCGATGATGAAGTCATGGAAGGCCGGAAAACCGATCTCTATTGAAACTGCCATCGCGGAGCTAGGCGCTCCATTCACGACGTATCTCGCAGATGATCACGGCTTGCCTGGCGGGCAGGAACTCGCCTTCGTAAAGGCCGGCGGCCTCCACGCCATGCCGCCAGCCAGCTATCCCTTGCCGGTGTTTCGCAAGCTTCTACGGAACAGTGGGCCTGTCTGGATCATAACAGGAGACGGAATCACCTCTCATGCGCGATTGCTCATCGGAATCTATGGTACTGACGAAGCGGAAAAGCGAGCTACCTACGAGTCGACGACCATGGAATTCATCGATCCTGCCTCGGGCACCTACGTTTACGAACCAGCTTTGAAATTCTATGAAATGTTTGAACGAGAGACAGCTTTCATTGTCGACAACAGGTATGATTCACTCGATTTGAGATGGCAGGTGATCTCCTATTGATCGCAAATATCACGGCGGTCACCACGGTTGGAGAAAGGCTATGAAGTTCGCGCCCGCTAAACTATTCAAATACTGGATTGCTGCACTTGCTTTGACGGCGTCGATCGGAACGGCCATGGGAGCTTCGTACGAAGAATTCCATGTGGGATCGCTGAAAGGTAAGCTCATCGTGCAATGGTGGGAGCCGGACAAATTCGTATTTTTGCCCGACAAGGATGACCCTCTCACATTCAAACGAAGCAACGGTGAAACCGTCACTCCTGGCCGTATGTTCACGGATGGCGGATCGATCCCGCGCCCCCTTTGGATCTTTCGCAATTATTCGCCGTGGGGGTACGCTCCCGCATTCATTGTCCACGACTGGCTCTTCCAGATGAAGCACTGCAGCTTGCCAGGCAACGATAAGTACACTCATGAAATCGCTGCTACGGTGATGGCGGAAGTGATGAAGACAATGATGGAAACCAAGAAAGTTGATGTTGCAAAACTAACGGTTCTTGCGATGTATGAGGCGGTGGAGTCGGACGTCGCCAAGACATACTGGGACACCGGTAAGTGCGTGCTGCCACCTACTGGCACTGCGGCCCAAAAGCCCATCTATGAGTTCAAGCTATCGTTTGAATAGGAAGATGGCTCCGCAATTTCCGCGCCTTGCGACCGCGAGGACGGTCAGGCAGCCGCCCAATGGTCGTTTTGCGCGCCGCTCATGACGATTTTGGAGATGCTGCCGGGAAGGGGGCGCAGCAGCGCTTTCGAGCGCCGCCCCGGTGCTGAAAATGAAGGAGGCGACGACGATGTGTCCGAGCGGCGGGATTAATTGCTTTGCAATCTAAGCGAAGGTCCTCTGACGAAGTGTTTCGTTCCTACTGTGGATCTCCCGCCGCTGGCCATTATTCTCGCTCATGTGCTGCTTCGAGCTCTTCGATCGACACCGGGATCAGGGAGAAATCGAGTTTGTACATCGGTATCTGCCAATTTTCGTAGAGCATGTTCTTGTTGAACGCTGTCGGGCAGCAGACCTTCGGCGTGGAGCCTAGTGAGCAATTGCTCGGTCAGCTTCGCGCCCGGAATGATGGTCTTGTCGCGGTACTCAAGGCTGTCCCAGATTTCGGAGACTGCCTTTCAGTGCCTTCGGCGTGAACATTCCCACCTGCTCCATGGCGGCGACGACCCTGGAGTGCAGGAGGGATGAAGCCACCGAGGTCAGACGACGGGGTGCTAAACTACAACTTGACACGAATTCGCGGGCGACGGTACCCCCGCGGCTTGCGCGATATAATAGGTTGTTGAGAATGCGCTCCTTGAAATTGAATAATCGGATTTCCGTATGTCCGCGGCAGAATGGGAAAAATACAAAATCTCCGACAAATACGCTGAGCTGACCACGGTGAAGCACATCGTCCACCTGCCGGTCGCGCGTCGGATAATCGAAGACGGGAAATAAAATCTGGTCTCGTCTTCGACAAGAGTCGTCTCAATAAGTCTCGGATTAGCGTGACTTGGCTATCAGCGAACGACTGGTCTCCTGGTTCGCTGTACGGGACCGTGGAATTTCAGTTTTCTTGGGAGAAGCTGGTCAAGTCCAAACGAATATATTGGGTCGAAGCCATGCCAAGCTACCACCCCCCGGCTTACCGTTTCCTGCTCACTTTCGAAGAGATCACGTCTCCGCTGGTCGCGAAATACGACCCTGAAAAGGATGACGGGCCGCTGAAGAAGGTCGACGGAAAGTGGCGTTGGCATCCGGACTTTTGTTCCGAATTCATGGTCGCTGATGACTTTCCTGTATCGGAGGTAACCGGAGTCAGCTTCGTGCATCACAATCAGAAGTATTGCCGGACAAAGTTGAGCTGCATCGAGCAAAACACAAATCCTGCCCCCCAAACGACCTCAGGCAAACTTTTGGCGTACATACTTGCTCACGGAGTCCATGATCTCGACAAGCACATGGAGCCGGGCGTTGTCCCCAAGTCCACAGCCCTTGCGCTTAGGTCTTCGTAATTCATCGACGAACTTGCCGTCGAGTTTGATCTCTCCGTTGTGGCGAACCCAGCGCACGTCCTGATCGCCATATTCCGGCGAGCGTAGGATGCCATCGAAGCGGCGCGCGGAAGCCTGGTAGCGCTCGGCTGGCGTCGCACGCAGGTGGAAAAAATCGGATTTTGGACATGGCGAGTGCTTGGCTCTGGATCGTCCTCAACCACCTAGAATACACCGGCTCTGTAAAGGACGATGATGAGTGCGACAGCGCCCTCAAAGGTGCCTTAGCTCTCTTTGGAGTCGACAAGATTGACGACGGAAAAAAACTCTTGGGTCTTATGACCGGTAGCGCGCAGGCGCATGCGGCGCTTGCCAGACTGATACGGATTCATTTCAACTCTTCGACTTGGGACTTCGGATATTGAGCGAGCGCCTGTCATTCCACTCGACGCTCGGCCGCATTTGCCCGGACAGCGGCATCAACTGCGATTTCTGAGGCGCAGCCGCAGCGCGCCGGCGTCACCATCTTTGTGGGTGGATATCCCTTGCTGGCGACCCAAGATGCTTTGAAAGCGATTACGACGGTTCTGTCGGCTGACGTTCCGTTCTTTCATTGGTCGGACATCGATCCGGACGGGTCCTGGATCTTCCGCACCATAGAGGGCTCGATAGCAAGCGATTTGAAGCCTCACCCTATGTCGGCGGACCTGGCGGACACGCTGGGCAAGGTGCCGGCCGAACGGACCAGGTTGCCGACCGGCGCCGTGCCGTCTGCCATCCCCGACCTCGTTGCCTATCTTAATCTTAGGCGTGATGATGCCAAGTGGCTGGAGCAGGAGGAGCTTGATCCTAGGCTCCCGTCTGCGAATGCCGCGTCATGTCTAGCACCTTCATTTACATCCCGGACCGGCACATCGACAGCATTAGGTCGTGTCCCAGCTGGTGGTGTAGCTGGAGCGAAGCCGCTCGCGAAGCGCGCCCCCCAATAGCGCCGTAGCGAGCGAGCGGCTTTGCGGGTGGTCACCGATGATTCGTCGGTAAGGTTTGGGTTGCGACACCAACCTGATTCGAGGAACCACCGATGACCGACGACATGATGAACCTGCGCGCGCTCGTGGAGAAGACCCCTGACGCCGATCTTTTGCGCGAGATGATCGGCTTTGCCGCTCACCGGCTGATGGAGCTTGAGGTCGAGGGACTGACGGGAGCGACTTACGGCGAGAAGAGCCAGGAGCGCCTGGCTCAGCGCAACGGCTATCGCGATCGGAGCTGGGAGACCCGTCCCGGCACCGTTGAGCTGCGCATTCCCAAGCTGCGCAAAGGCTCCTACTTCCCCGGCTTCCTGGAGCCGCGGCGGATGGCCGAGAAGGCGCTCACCGCGGTGGTGCAGGAGGCCTACGTCCAGGGCGTCTCCACTCGCTCGGTCGACGACCTGGTGCAGGCGATGGGCATGAGCGGCATCTCCAAGAACCAGGTGTCGCGGTTGTGTGCCGAGATCGACGACAAGGTGAAGACCTTCCTGCAGCGGCCGCTCGAAGGCGATTGGCCCTATCTGTGGATCGACGCCACCTACGTGAAGGTTCGCCAGAACGGGCGCATCGTCTCGGTCGCCGTCATCATCGCGGTGGGCGTCAATAGCGACGGTCGTCGCGAGATTCTCGGCATGGACATCGGCCCGTCCGAGGCCGAGACGTTCTGGACCGCATTCCTGCGCAAGCTCGCGCGGCGCGGTCTGCGCGGCGTCAAGCTGGTGGTCTCCGACGCCCATGAGGGGATCAAGGCCACGGTTGGCAAAGTCCTGAACGCCACGTGGCAGCGCTGCCGCGTGCACTTCATGCGCAACGCCCTGGCGCACGCCGGCAAGAGCGGCTGGCGCGTCATCTCCACCTTCATCGCCACCGCGTTTGCCCAGGACGACGCTGAAGCAGCGCGTGCCCAATGGCGAAGGGTCGCCGACCAACTGCGGCCCAAATTGCCCAAGCTCGCCAGCTTCCTGGATGAGGCCGAGACCGACG
The DNA window shown above is from Bradyrhizobium sp. CB1650 and carries:
- a CDS encoding IS256 family transposase; translated protein: MTDDMMNLRALVEKTPDADLLREMIGFAAHRLMELEVEGLTGATYGEKSQERLAQRNGYRDRSWETRPGTVELRIPKLRKGSYFPGFLEPRRMAEKALTAVVQEAYVQGVSTRSVDDLVQAMGMSGISKNQVSRLCAEIDDKVKTFLQRPLEGDWPYLWIDATYVKVRQNGRIVSVAVIIAVGVNSDGRREILGMDIGPSEAETFWTAFLRKLARRGLRGVKLVVSDAHEGIKATVGKVLNATWQRCRVHFMRNALAHAGKSGWRVISTFIATAFAQDDAEAARAQWRRVADQLRPKLPKLASFLDEAETDVLAYVSFPAAHRVKLHSTNPLERVNGEIKRRTEVVGIFPNEDAITRLVGAILLEQNDEWAVQRGRYMTLETIAPLGDDPAVSLPAIAS
- a CDS encoding papain-like cysteine protease family protein, whose product is MRSVSTRSLFLIFLSFAAHQALGPQRVNAAQPREPVDSTERVRLDFKDLPVRVRLDVPVIKQPSPMSCWATVYAMMKSWKAGKPISIETAIAELGAPFTTYLADDHGLPGGQELAFVKAGGLHAMPPASYPLPVFRKLLRNSGPVWIITGDGITSHARLLIGIYGTDEAEKRATYESTTMEFIDPASGTYVYEPALKFYEMFERETAFIVDNRYDSLDLRWQVISY
- a CDS encoding DUF1353 domain-containing protein codes for the protein MKFAPAKLFKYWIAALALTASIGTAMGASYEEFHVGSLKGKLIVQWWEPDKFVFLPDKDDPLTFKRSNGETVTPGRMFTDGGSIPRPLWIFRNYSPWGYAPAFIVHDWLFQMKHCSLPGNDKYTHEIAATVMAEVMKTMMETKKVDVAKLTVLAMYEAVESDVAKTYWDTGKCVLPPTGTAAQKPIYEFKLSFE
- a CDS encoding radical SAM protein — encoded protein: MDALQVSDSDILFACTNSDEYHLIILPTEKCNFHCAYCYEDHSIGKMSREVVESVKLLLAKNIPSVAHLSIDWFGGEPLLGMSVIREVNGFANEFIKERGIATALRSAITTNAFLLGPDVFSELLGLGVSEYQISLDGPKEMHDKTRVQVGGGGSFDRIWSNLTQIAKIDGEFRILLRVHVTEENIGSVPKLLADIKASFGHDSRFKIFLKAIQNLGGYGAEFASAVGLDEHDFRLAQMEEELRGPNEFWHPNSICHASKFNSFIIRADGRVSKCTTALYDDINIIGRLRRDGSLDLDRDKVLAWSRGLFTMNRDILYCPLGGIHKHAGCSQCEPATS